Proteins encoded in a region of the Thermotoga sp. KOL6 genome:
- the priA gene encoding primosomal protein N': protein MYYDAVVSGSERIVCVFSEEILEPGERVKISLRGEKIKCYVLRESSPKGEVFRVKERDGKSFLKEEHVKLAEWVSRRFGSPLGSVFDQFFPGGIDDYKTEMVVSQSPLLDFQKLPMSEFLKTRGEEVLKEMLKKGLVRIEKDFYLREPKPRQKRRVYLKRPLSGIMREPLTFKQKLVVEYLQFNDGVLLRELLEDLGISRSVIDSLIEKGIVEVIIQDVSPKRVISLRKKFEGRISRINLFFGPTGSGKTEALFDLVGEHSKKGVVLFLVPEVPILTHTLSRLKGIFPDLNIGIFHSYLSKARKNLEWYKAFEGKVDVLLGTRSAVFVPVNKLSLIIVDEEHDESFYQYTSPSYDAVAVARKISELFDVPLVLSSATPSLGSYKDAKEGKIKLFTFSRNCKSMSVEVIDMRKEEKIGSFALKTLNRIEETLENGRRVLVYVRRKGYWGRIQCESCGYVLKCRDCDVSLVYHKEKNALKCHQCGREYEVLETCPVCGGRLYGRIGGTEKVEKELQKFFPDKKVKRVDREVVEDIMEMEDYIDDLTAGEIDILVGTKMITKSFNVPEVGLVCVLDVDSLVFLPDFSASLRTFQLIVQALGRASRNEEGRAILQTYNPDESVIMRAVDEDIEGFYEEELERRRLLGYPPYKHLIHIALKTKDPSLGKRLLLTLKERLRNGEVLGPSEHWIFKLKGLYRYHLLIKTDTPEESVSEVSKLSRVLGLDTVVWVDPPSLEIPD from the coding sequence GTGTACTACGATGCCGTTGTTTCAGGTTCAGAAAGAATCGTGTGTGTTTTTTCGGAAGAAATCCTTGAACCTGGTGAGAGGGTAAAAATCAGCTTGAGAGGAGAAAAAATAAAATGTTATGTCTTAAGGGAGTCTTCTCCAAAGGGAGAAGTTTTTCGTGTAAAAGAAAGAGATGGGAAGAGTTTCTTAAAAGAGGAACATGTAAAACTGGCAGAGTGGGTGTCTAGAAGGTTTGGCTCTCCTCTTGGTTCTGTGTTTGATCAATTTTTTCCTGGAGGTATTGATGACTACAAGACAGAAATGGTAGTTTCTCAAAGTCCTCTTCTGGATTTCCAAAAACTCCCAATGTCGGAGTTTCTGAAGACTCGCGGTGAAGAGGTTCTAAAGGAAATGTTGAAAAAAGGACTGGTGAGAATAGAGAAAGACTTTTACTTGAGAGAGCCTAAACCTCGTCAAAAGAGAAGAGTCTACTTGAAAAGACCTCTCTCTGGGATAATGCGTGAACCTTTGACGTTCAAACAGAAATTGGTAGTAGAATATCTTCAATTCAACGATGGTGTTCTTTTGAGAGAGCTTTTGGAAGATTTAGGAATATCTAGGAGTGTAATCGATTCTTTAATCGAGAAAGGTATCGTGGAAGTGATTATTCAGGATGTTTCGCCAAAAAGAGTGATTTCATTGCGTAAAAAATTCGAAGGACGAATCTCTAGGATAAATCTTTTTTTTGGACCTACTGGGAGCGGAAAGACAGAAGCGCTCTTCGATCTCGTTGGTGAACATTCTAAAAAAGGAGTTGTCTTGTTCCTTGTACCAGAGGTTCCCATTCTCACTCACACACTTTCTCGTCTCAAAGGAATTTTCCCGGATCTGAACATTGGAATATTCCATAGTTATCTATCGAAGGCGAGAAAGAATTTGGAATGGTACAAGGCATTTGAAGGAAAGGTAGACGTTTTGTTGGGGACCAGAAGTGCGGTTTTTGTTCCTGTAAACAAATTGTCCTTGATAATTGTGGATGAAGAACACGATGAAAGTTTCTATCAGTACACGAGCCCCTCATACGATGCAGTTGCGGTGGCAAGAAAGATCTCTGAGTTGTTCGATGTACCTTTGGTTTTGTCATCAGCCACACCCAGTTTAGGTTCCTATAAAGATGCAAAAGAGGGAAAAATTAAGCTTTTCACGTTTTCTAGAAATTGCAAAAGTATGTCAGTGGAAGTCATCGATATGAGGAAGGAGGAGAAAATAGGGAGTTTTGCTCTAAAAACCCTAAACAGAATAGAGGAAACCCTAGAAAACGGTCGTAGAGTTCTTGTGTACGTGAGGAGGAAAGGATACTGGGGAAGGATACAATGTGAATCTTGTGGCTACGTTCTCAAATGCAGGGATTGTGATGTGTCTCTCGTATATCACAAAGAAAAAAACGCTTTGAAATGTCACCAGTGTGGTAGAGAGTACGAAGTCTTAGAAACGTGTCCTGTTTGTGGTGGGAGACTTTACGGCAGAATAGGGGGTACGGAGAAGGTCGAAAAAGAATTACAGAAATTCTTTCCAGACAAAAAGGTGAAACGAGTGGATCGTGAGGTTGTAGAGGATATCATGGAAATGGAGGATTACATAGACGACTTGACTGCTGGTGAGATAGATATCCTTGTTGGAACGAAGATGATAACCAAGAGTTTCAACGTTCCAGAAGTGGGTCTTGTGTGTGTTCTTGATGTGGATTCTCTGGTTTTTCTACCGGATTTTTCAGCTTCTTTGAGGACATTTCAGTTGATTGTTCAGGCGTTAGGAAGAGCTTCCAGAAACGAGGAAGGCAGAGCTATTCTTCAAACTTACAATCCCGATGAGAGCGTGATCATGAGAGCCGTGGATGAAGACATAGAAGGTTTTTATGAAGAAGAATTGGAAAGAAGGAGGTTGCTTGGATATCCACCATACAAACACTTGATTCACATCGCCTTGAAAACGAAAGATCCCAGCTTAGGAAAAAGACTTCTTTTGACTTTGAAAGAACGTTTGAGGAACGGAGAGGTTTTAGGACCCTCTGAACACTGGATATTCAAACTGAAGGGGCTCTACAGATATCATCTTTTGATAAAAACGGATACACCGGAGGAAAGCGTTTCAGAAGTGTCGAAATTATCCAGAGTGTTGGGCTTGGACACAGTTGTTTGGGTGGATCCCCCATCGCTAGAGATACCAGATTAA
- a CDS encoding YitT family protein, with product MLEKIKEYVLSTIGTVITAVGVVVFLVPNNIAAGGVSGLSMILHHLLPLPVGVWMYILNGLLFLIAFLTVGFDFSAKTIYCTFVFNFFVDFFDRLVPIPKYTGDDLFLAVFFGTLLTALGLAVTFSQNSSTGGTDIIARILNKYFWISMGTGLLVVDLTIAALAGVAFSARTGMYALLGVILNGIMVDFMLRGIEQSSEVIIISEKSDEIKDFVLYKLQRGATYVPATGAYTGKERRILLVVVRRRELNELIRFIKKTDPRAFVIIKEVRQALGEGFKELGEL from the coding sequence TTGCTGGAGAAGATCAAAGAGTACGTTTTAAGTACTATCGGTACAGTGATCACAGCGGTTGGTGTAGTTGTTTTTTTGGTTCCAAACAATATAGCAGCAGGTGGTGTGAGTGGTCTTTCCATGATTTTACATCATCTTCTCCCTTTACCAGTGGGTGTTTGGATGTACATTCTCAACGGTTTACTTTTCCTCATCGCCTTTCTCACTGTAGGGTTTGATTTCAGCGCTAAGACGATCTACTGTACGTTCGTTTTCAACTTCTTTGTAGATTTTTTTGATCGTCTCGTTCCCATACCGAAATACACCGGAGATGATCTCTTTTTGGCGGTATTCTTCGGTACCTTACTAACCGCTTTAGGACTCGCCGTCACTTTCTCGCAGAATTCTTCGACTGGAGGAACAGATATCATTGCAAGGATTTTGAACAAGTACTTCTGGATATCTATGGGGACAGGTTTACTGGTAGTAGACCTAACCATAGCAGCTTTGGCTGGCGTGGCTTTCAGTGCAAGAACGGGTATGTACGCCCTTCTCGGTGTGATTTTGAACGGTATAATGGTGGACTTCATGTTGAGAGGAATAGAGCAGTCCAGCGAAGTCATTATCATCTCTGAGAAATCGGATGAGATAAAAGATTTCGTTCTCTACAAGCTGCAGAGGGGAGCCACGTACGTTCCTGCGACGGGAGCTTACACGGGAAAGGAACGGAGGATACTCCTTGTAGTGGTAAGAAGAAGAGAATTGAACGAGTTGATCAGGTTCATAAAGAAGACCGATCCGAGGGCGTTCGTTATAATCAAGGAAGTAAGGCAAGCTTTAGGAGAGGGTTTCAAAGAATTGGGGGAATTGTGA